In the Theobroma cacao cultivar B97-61/B2 chromosome 1, Criollo_cocoa_genome_V2, whole genome shotgun sequence genome, one interval contains:
- the LOC18612849 gene encoding glycine-rich protein 5 — protein MAKWSAVLVLALVVVQASARNVPNDSGLNDQKNFLTYGGVGGYSGIGANGMPIGGVGSVGGITGLDGTGGVGGLAGVGFGGGPGGGAAAGVGGGAGGGSGTGVIHFP, from the coding sequence ATGGCAAAGTGGAGTGCTGTGCTTGTTCTTGCTCTAGTAGTGGTTCAGGCTAGCGCAAGGAATGTGCCTAACGATTCTGGTCTCAATGACCAAAAGAACTTCCTCACGTATGGTGGCGTTGGCGGCTACTCTGGGATTGGAGCAAACGGAATGCCTATTGGAGGAGTTGGGAGTGTTGGCGGTATCACTGGCCTCGATGGTACAGGTGGAGTAGGAGGCTTAGCTGGCGTCGGATTTGGAGGTGGTCCTGGTGGTGGCGCTGCTGCCGGAGTTGGAGGTGGTGCTGGTGGTGGGAGTGGGACCGGTGTCATCCATTTTCCTTGA